CTATCACCTTGTTTACGCAGGGCGAGGCAGTGAAATCATGAAAGATGACCTCTCCCACGAAGAGAGCAGACGCGCATTGGATATAATCCTTGAAAGGACAATGGACTTTTATAAAAGAGGTCTGAAGAAAGACATTCTTACTGTTGATAATCATGTTGACGGGCCTTATCTTTATATGAAGCTGAAAGAGACTGATCCTAAAAGGGCGGAAGAGATTTATAAGCTTATGGAGTGGAACGGCGGCGGCGCGAATTCCTCTGGCGTGGGCATCGGCAATATTGATTTTTTCGGCAATGTCCATGCAGACCAGTTTTGGCAGGACTATTCATTTGGCAATGTAAAGAAGAGGCCATTCAGCGAAATCTGGATGGATACAAAAGACCCGATTATGAAGGGGCTTAAAAACAGGCTGCCGCTTTTGAAGGGGCGATGCAACCAGCATGTATGTAAGTGGGTAAAACTCTGCGGCGGAAGTTTCAGGGTCAGGGCATTAAGGGTTTACAATGACCCATGGATGGAGGATCCTGCATGTTATCTGACAGATGAGGAGATTGGGATTGTTAGTAAAAAAATAGCAGTGGGAGAAAGGTAAGTTTATGTCCTTCCCCAAATATCGTCCAAGACGATTAAGAAAAAACGAAATGATCAGAAGAATGGTCAGGGAGACAACCCTCTCAATAGACGATCTGATATTGCCGCTCTTTGTAACATTCGGCAGGAATGTAAAAAAGCCGATAAGCTCTATGCCCGGCCATTATCAGATGTCGGTGGACAACCTCGCAAAAGAGGCGAAAGAGATAAAAAGCCTCGGCATTCCTGCCGTGATTCTGTTCGGCATCCCTGAGCATAAAGACGAGATTGGCAGCGAGGCATATAACCCAAAAGGTATAATTCAGCAGGCTATAAAAACGATTAAGAATAAGTCGCCTGAACTGGTTGTCATCACAGATGTATGTATGTGCGAATATACATCACACGGGCACTGCGGGATAATAAAGAATAACGATGTGGATAACGATGCAACGCTTGAACTTCTCGCAAAGGAGGCGCTGTCTCACGCAAAGGCAGGCGCTGATATGGTGGCGCCGTCAGATATGATGGACGGAAGGGTGGGAGCTATCAGAAAGGCTTTAGATGAAAACGGTTTCCAAAATATGCCGATTATGAGCTATGCCGTAAAATACGCCAGCGCATTTTACGGGCCGTTCAGAGAGGCAGCGGAATCAACACCTGAATTCGGAGACAGACGAAGTTATCAGATGGATCCGGCAAACAGCGATGAGGCGATAAGAGAGGTGAGGCTTGATATTGAAGAGGGCGCGGATATTATGATGGTCAAGCCTGCGCTGCCATATCTTGACATAATCAGGAGGATACGGGAAGAATTTGACTATCCTGTTGCCGCATATAATGTAAGCGGCGAATTTGCAATGATAAAGGCAGCGGCAGAGCTCGGATGGATGGATGCCGAAAAGGCAATGATGGAAAGCCTTATTTCTATAAAGAGGGCAGGCGCTGATTTAATACTCACATATTTTGCGAAAGAAGCGGCAAAGATATTAGGAAGGTAGATAGTTATGAACACAATGCTAAAAGGTCATCCCCACGAAGTTGCTGGGATGGAAACAAAACATGGAGCAGAAAAAAAGTGGCTTCCCAAACTGATTGCGTGGGAGGTAACGAGGTCATGCAATCTGAACTGCATACACTGCAGGGCAGCGGCAAGGTTTGGCCCATATCCCAATGAACTCAAAACAGAAGAGTGTCTTGCGTTCCTTGATGATGTGGCAAAGGCATTTCCTTCGTGTATCATCATCCTTACAGGCGGCGAGCCAATGTTGAGGGAAGATATATGGGAGATTGCGGCGCACGGCCACAAGCTTGGCCTGCGGATGGTTATGGCCCCATGCGGCGTTCTTGTTACAGAGGAGACAGCCAAAAAGATGATAGAGTCCGGCATACAGAGGGTCAGCTTTTCCATAGACGGCGCAACTGCTGAAAGCCATGATAATTTCAGGAGGGTAAAGGGCGCATTTGACAGTGTAATGAAGGCAATTGAAAATGTAAAAAAGGTTGGTCTTGAGTTTCAGGTAAATACAACAATTACAAAACACAATCTCAAGGAACTGCCGCTTATTCTGGATTTGGTTATTAAACTCGGCGCCAAGGCTCACCATCCGTTTTTGCTGGTTCCCACAGGAAGGGGCGCTGAATTAAAGCACATGGAGATAGCTCCTGAGGACTATGAAAAAACCCTAACCTGGTTTTATAACATGAGGGACAAGGTGCCGATCCAGTTCAAGCCTACATGCGCGCCGCATTATTACAGGATATTCAGGCAGCATGAAAAAGAAAAGGGAATAACCGTAAAGCCGGAAACCCACGGCCTTGACGCCATGACCAAGGGGTGCATGGGGGGCCAGTCATTCGCATTTGTGTCTCATACCGGAAAGGTGCAGATATGCGGTTTCCTGGATGTTGAATGCGGGGATATAAGAAAAGAGCCGTTCAGCAAAATCTGGGAGACATCAAAGGTCTTCAAAGAGATGCGGGCGTGGGATGATTATCTCGGAAAATGCGGATACTGTGAATTCAGAAAGGTATGCGGCGGCTGCAGGGCAAGGGCTCATGCCTTTACCGGAAACTATATGGAAGAAGAGCCGTTTTGCACATACGAACCCAGTGAAGAGGCGAAAATTGCGCATGTTAGACGAAAGGAGGCAGTAGGCGAAAAGTAATGGATGCTGTAGATAAAAAGATGTTAAATATAATACAGACCAAATTTCCCATTGTCCAAAGGCCGTATGAGGCAATTGGCAAAGAAGTTGGCGCTTCCGAAACAGATGTAATTTTGCGCATTGGCAATCTGAAGAAAGAAGGAATTATCAGAAGGATAGGCGCGACATTTGACCCTCGTAAACTCGGTTTTGTAAGCTCACTTTGTGCTGCTAAAGTTCCATCCGATAAGATTAAGAAATTTGTAGAGGTTGTTAATTCCTACTCCGGCGTAACCCACAACTATGAAAGGGATAATGAATACAATATCTGGTTTACTTTCATAGATGAGTCAATGGAAGAGATTGAAAATAAACTAAAAGAGATCTCAAAAAAGACAGGGATAAAGGATGTAAGAAATCTTCCTACAGTTAGATTTTTCAAGATTAGAGTTGATTTTGATATGGAGAAGTAAAGACGCGGCGTAATGCGTCCTTGATTTTCAATCAACAAAGACTTTCTCGCTCCATCATTAACCTCCAAATCTATATGCTGATATAATATATTGACAAATATCAATTTTATTGTAAAATGAACGACATTAGAGGGGTACGTTTTAATTACACAGTAAATCATTAGGCTATCGGGGGAGGCTATGTCAATAAAAAAAGAAC
The DNA window shown above is from Deltaproteobacteria bacterium and carries:
- the ahbD gene encoding heme b synthase, with product MNTMLKGHPHEVAGMETKHGAEKKWLPKLIAWEVTRSCNLNCIHCRAAARFGPYPNELKTEECLAFLDDVAKAFPSCIIILTGGEPMLREDIWEIAAHGHKLGLRMVMAPCGVLVTEETAKKMIESGIQRVSFSIDGATAESHDNFRRVKGAFDSVMKAIENVKKVGLEFQVNTTITKHNLKELPLILDLVIKLGAKAHHPFLLVPTGRGAELKHMEIAPEDYEKTLTWFYNMRDKVPIQFKPTCAPHYYRIFRQHEKEKGITVKPETHGLDAMTKGCMGGQSFAFVSHTGKVQICGFLDVECGDIRKEPFSKIWETSKVFKEMRAWDDYLGKCGYCEFRKVCGGCRARAHAFTGNYMEEEPFCTYEPSEEAKIAHVRRKEAVGEK
- a CDS encoding AsnC family transcriptional regulator; this encodes MDAVDKKMLNIIQTKFPIVQRPYEAIGKEVGASETDVILRIGNLKKEGIIRRIGATFDPRKLGFVSSLCAAKVPSDKIKKFVEVVNSYSGVTHNYERDNEYNIWFTFIDESMEEIENKLKEISKKTGIKDVRNLPTVRFFKIRVDFDMEK
- the hemB gene encoding porphobilinogen synthase, coding for MSFPKYRPRRLRKNEMIRRMVRETTLSIDDLILPLFVTFGRNVKKPISSMPGHYQMSVDNLAKEAKEIKSLGIPAVILFGIPEHKDEIGSEAYNPKGIIQQAIKTIKNKSPELVVITDVCMCEYTSHGHCGIIKNNDVDNDATLELLAKEALSHAKAGADMVAPSDMMDGRVGAIRKALDENGFQNMPIMSYAVKYASAFYGPFREAAESTPEFGDRRSYQMDPANSDEAIREVRLDIEEGADIMMVKPALPYLDIIRRIREEFDYPVAAYNVSGEFAMIKAAAELGWMDAEKAMMESLISIKRAGADLILTYFAKEAAKILGR